The following coding sequences are from one Rutidosis leptorrhynchoides isolate AG116_Rl617_1_P2 chromosome 11, CSIRO_AGI_Rlap_v1, whole genome shotgun sequence window:
- the LOC139877223 gene encoding fatty-acid-binding protein 1, with translation MTSSFRFPFSFPQPSTTTFSPSTLACSIAVSAAIGAGISAGLSISQNSTNHPIHKALNSFITNFSHSSNLFGSLSLSDGPPSAVTESKTGVSFPAVVNQSQELLGIGLRRKAVFGLKNIDVYAFGVYADDNDIKNFISEKYGTVSAAELKQKDVTQDLMESDVSVTVRLQIVYGRLSIRSVRNAFEDSVGSRLQKFGGSDNKELLQKFTSQFRDEYKIPRGSIIDLSKEKGYVLRTTIDGKEIGSVQSQLLCRSILDLYIGNEPFDQKAKEDIDNKLISAVTK, from the exons ATGACGTCATCATTCCGTTTTCCATTTTCCTTTCCTCAGCCTTCAACCACCACCTTCTCACCATCAACACTCGCCTGCTCCATCGCCGTCTCCGCCGCAATCGGCGCCGGCATTTCAGCCGGCTTATCAATATCACAAAATTCCACCAATCATCCAATTCACAAAGCACTCAACTCCTTCATTACCAATTTCTCTCACTCTTCCAATTTATTCGGTTCGCTTTCTCTCTCCGACGGCCCACCGTCCGCCGTCACCGAATCAAAAACCGGCGTTTCGTTTCCGGCGGTTGTGAATCAATCGCAGGAGCTTTTAGGAATTGGATTGAGAAGAAAGGCTGTGTTTGGATTGAAAAATATCGATGTTTACGCCTTCG GTGTGTATGCTGATGATAATGATATAAAAAACTTTATAAGTGAGAAATATGGGACAGTTTCAGCTGCAGAACTTAAACAGAAGGATGTAACTCAAGATTTGATGGAAAGTGATGTAAGCGTAACTGTTAGACTGCAGATAGTTTATGGAAGACTTAGTATTCGTTCGGTTCGAAATGCGTTTGAAGATTCTGTAGGAAGTAGATTACAGAAGTTTGGAGGATCCGATAACAAGGAGTTACTTCAAAA GTTCACTTCTCAGTTTAGAGATGAATACAAGATTCCTCGTGGATCTATCATTGATCTCTCAAAGGAAAAAGGCTACGTGCTTCGAACGACTA TTGATGGCAAGGAAATCGGAAGTGTCCAGAGCCAACTTTTATGCCGATCAATTTTGGATCTATATATTGGCAATGAACCTTTCGATCAAAAAGCGAAAGAAGACATTGACAATAAGTTGATTTCCGCCGTTACAAAGTAA